In a single window of the Pseudomonas oryzihabitans genome:
- a CDS encoding methyl-accepting chemotaxis protein, with amino-acid sequence MLNKLRVSTKLAIGFGTAILLLLLVIGVSLLNMGTMKNSADNMSQFRFPMTVQANTLVRNTLDSGRLLRNLLLLTDEAAVAKTKEDIAKVRADNSEILADLKKKITSDEGKQKLAAAVDARQRLQDKYGEFFRLLDSDRGQARDYLLNVFAPNNNELVAALGALNDLQAQRMQEAGEAATAAYMDARNLMLVIGAVATLIAVLLGYLITRSLIRQLGGEPAYAAEVVQRVARGDLSVEVATREGDTTSMLASVRAMTTTLAQIISDVRSSADGLASASEEVSATAQSMSQASTEQAASVEETSASIEEMSASIAQNTENAKITDGMAGKAAREADEGGQAVRETLVAMKTIADKIGIVDDIAYQTNLLALNAAIEAARAGEHGKGFAVVAAEVRKLAERSQVAAQEIGTVAKSSVALAERAGSLLGEMVPSINRTSDLVQEITAASEEQSAGVEQINGAMLQLSQITQQNASASEELAATAEEMSGQAEQLQQLMEYFTLGSTSASQQIVRPTNNRPAPSLAERTSALIDTPRRAPRGGVPAGFARFEEQA; translated from the coding sequence ATGCTGAACAAACTTCGTGTATCGACCAAGCTGGCGATAGGTTTCGGTACCGCCATCCTGTTGCTGCTGCTGGTCATAGGCGTATCCCTGCTGAACATGGGAACGATGAAGAACTCGGCCGACAACATGTCGCAGTTCCGTTTCCCCATGACAGTGCAAGCCAACACCCTGGTGCGCAATACCCTGGACAGCGGTCGCCTGCTGCGCAACCTGCTGCTGCTGACTGACGAAGCGGCCGTGGCCAAGACCAAGGAAGACATCGCCAAGGTCCGCGCGGACAACAGCGAGATCCTCGCTGACCTGAAAAAGAAGATCACCAGCGATGAGGGCAAGCAAAAGCTGGCCGCCGCCGTGGATGCGCGTCAGCGTTTGCAGGACAAATACGGCGAGTTCTTTCGCCTGCTGGACAGTGACCGCGGTCAGGCTCGGGACTACCTGCTGAACGTTTTTGCCCCCAACAACAACGAACTGGTCGCGGCCCTGGGTGCCTTGAACGACCTCCAGGCGCAGCGCATGCAGGAAGCCGGGGAAGCGGCCACCGCTGCCTATATGGACGCCCGTAACCTGATGCTGGTGATCGGCGCCGTGGCGACCCTGATCGCCGTCCTGCTCGGCTACCTGATCACTCGCAGCCTGATCCGTCAGCTGGGCGGCGAGCCGGCCTACGCCGCCGAGGTGGTGCAGCGCGTTGCCCGGGGCGACCTGAGTGTCGAGGTGGCGACCCGTGAAGGTGACACCACCAGCATGCTGGCGTCCGTACGGGCCATGACCACCACCCTGGCGCAGATCATCAGCGATGTGCGCAGTTCGGCCGATGGCCTGGCCAGTGCCTCCGAAGAGGTCTCGGCCACCGCCCAGAGCATGAGCCAGGCCAGCACCGAGCAGGCGGCTTCCGTCGAGGAAACCAGCGCCAGCATCGAAGAGATGTCGGCCTCCATTGCCCAGAACACCGAGAACGCCAAGATCACCGACGGCATGGCCGGCAAGGCCGCGCGGGAGGCGGACGAGGGTGGTCAGGCCGTACGCGAGACGTTGGTAGCCATGAAGACCATCGCCGACAAGATCGGCATCGTCGACGACATCGCCTACCAGACCAACCTGCTGGCGCTCAATGCCGCCATCGAAGCCGCTCGCGCCGGTGAACACGGCAAGGGCTTCGCCGTGGTGGCCGCCGAGGTGCGCAAGCTGGCCGAACGTAGCCAGGTCGCGGCCCAGGAAATCGGCACCGTGGCCAAGAGCAGCGTGGCCCTGGCCGAGCGCGCCGGGTCGCTGCTGGGCGAGATGGTGCCATCCATCAATAGGACCTCCGACCTGGTGCAGGAGATCACCGCTGCCTCGGAAGAGCAGAGTGCCGGTGTCGAGCAGATCAACGGCGCCATGCTGCAACTGAGCCAGATCACCCAGCAGAACGCCTCGGCGTCCGAAGAGCTGGCCGCCACCGCGGAAGAGATGAGCGGCCAGGCCGAGCAGCTCCAGCAATTGATGGAGTACTTCACCCTCGGCAGTACATCGGCATCGCAACAGATCGTGCGCCCCACCAACAATCGCCCGGCTCCGAGTCTGGCCGAGCGCACCTCTGCGCTGATCGACACTCCCCGTCGCGCCCCGCGTGGTGGTGTGCCGGCCGGTTTCGCCCGTTTCGAGGAACAAGCCTGA
- a CDS encoding chemotaxis protein CheW, whose protein sequence is MLSRQFLTFQLAGDLYGVNTACVREIIEYGAVTTVPMLPPAIRGVINLRGAAVPVMDLGVRFRNQVSETSRRSCIVVLEIQVDGGPQVFGIVVDAVCEVLEIAADAIEAAPRFGASIRTDFILGMAKQGAGFVILLDMDRVLGEDDLAQLAAMTAA, encoded by the coding sequence ATGCTATCCCGCCAGTTTCTGACCTTTCAGCTCGCCGGTGATCTCTACGGCGTCAACACTGCCTGCGTGCGGGAAATCATCGAGTACGGTGCCGTCACCACGGTGCCCATGCTGCCGCCCGCCATCCGCGGCGTCATCAACCTGCGTGGCGCGGCCGTGCCGGTGATGGACCTTGGCGTGCGCTTTCGCAACCAGGTGAGCGAAACCTCTCGCCGCAGCTGCATCGTGGTACTGGAAATCCAGGTCGACGGCGGCCCCCAGGTCTTCGGCATCGTGGTGGACGCGGTCTGTGAGGTACTGGAGATCGCCGCCGACGCCATCGAGGCGGCGCCGCGCTTTGGTGCCTCGATCCGCACCGACTTCATCCTCGGCATGGCCAAGCAGGGTGCGGGTTTCGTCATCCTGCTCGACATGGATCGGGTGCTGGGCGAAGACGACCTCGCTCAGCTCGCCGCCATGACGGCTGCCTGA
- a CDS encoding CheR family methyltransferase, which yields MELPALTDSEFRQFRSFIFRVAGISMSDAKRPLVSGRLAKRVRQRGTPSYDAYFQLIQRDQTECQMAVDLLTTNETYFFREPKHFDFLREQVLPNWDRRQSLRLWSGACSSGEEPYTLAMTLAEGLGERPWEIVASDLSTRVLAKARSAQYPLAEAEDIPPALLRRYCFKGVGENEGTFLVDPRLTARISFRQINLNNALPDMGTFDIIFLRNVMIYFDLPTKRQVVSRLVRHLRPGGYFFVSHSESLNGVTDALRMVSPSIYQRPL from the coding sequence ATGGAGCTTCCCGCGCTGACCGACAGCGAGTTCCGGCAGTTTCGCAGCTTCATCTTCCGGGTCGCCGGCATCAGCATGTCCGATGCCAAGCGCCCGCTGGTGAGCGGCCGCCTCGCCAAGCGTGTGCGCCAGCGTGGCACGCCCAGCTACGACGCCTACTTCCAGCTGATCCAGCGCGATCAGACGGAGTGCCAGATGGCGGTCGATCTGCTGACCACCAACGAGACCTATTTCTTTCGCGAACCCAAGCACTTCGACTTTCTCCGTGAGCAGGTGCTGCCGAACTGGGATCGGCGCCAGTCGCTGCGCCTGTGGAGCGGTGCCTGCTCCTCGGGTGAGGAGCCCTATACCCTGGCCATGACCCTTGCCGAGGGCCTGGGCGAACGACCCTGGGAGATCGTTGCCTCCGACCTCAGCACCCGGGTACTGGCCAAGGCGCGCAGCGCTCAGTATCCCCTGGCGGAGGCCGAGGACATCCCGCCGGCGCTACTGCGGCGCTATTGCTTCAAGGGGGTGGGCGAAAACGAGGGCACCTTTCTGGTGGATCCCCGGCTGACGGCGCGCATTTCCTTCCGGCAGATCAACCTCAATAACGCGCTGCCAGATATGGGTACCTTCGACATCATCTTCCTGCGCAACGTGATGATCTACTTCGATCTGCCGACCAAGCGCCAGGTGGTATCGCGGCTGGTTCGCCATCTGCGGCCCGGTGGTTACTTCTTCGTGAGTCATTCCGAAAGCCTGAACGGAGTGACCGACGCGCTGAGGATGGTCAGCCCGTCCATCTATCAACGTCCGCTCTGA
- a CDS encoding chemotaxis protein CheD has product MAFVFWHPQRRLGGMTHALLPKRQRPTPGAATAIDGHYVDESLQLMLDAVARHGGDLPGYQVHLYGGGNMFPQILRGRVRNIGDINVDAALAQLAEAGVRTVRTHVRGAGHRKLSLDLVDGRVLMQQVELTYVPPLTRFTP; this is encoded by the coding sequence GTGGCTTTCGTGTTCTGGCATCCACAGCGCCGCCTCGGCGGTATGACCCATGCGCTGCTGCCCAAGCGCCAGCGTCCGACCCCGGGCGCCGCCACCGCCATCGATGGCCACTATGTGGACGAATCCCTGCAGTTGATGTTGGATGCGGTCGCACGCCACGGTGGCGATCTGCCCGGCTATCAGGTGCACCTCTACGGCGGTGGCAACATGTTTCCCCAGATCCTGCGCGGAAGGGTCCGCAACATCGGCGACATCAATGTCGATGCCGCGCTGGCGCAGCTCGCCGAGGCGGGTGTGCGCACGGTGCGGACTCACGTCCGCGGCGCCGGCCATCGCAAACTTTCCCTGGACCTCGTCGACGGCCGGGTGCTCATGCAACAGGTGGAGCTAACCTACGTTCCGCCGCTTACGAGATTTACGCCATGA
- a CDS encoding protein-glutamate methylesterase/protein-glutamine glutaminase: MNKIKVLIVDDSAVVRQVLAQSLAEDPAIEVMGVAADPVFAQDKMRKQWPDVIVLDVEMPRMDGITFLKKIMAERPTPVVICSTLTEKGAATTLQAMAAGAVSIVTKPQANLKQFLKDASDDLTSAVKAAARANLKRLVPRGVPVTPTPKLSADAILPAGGSPAMARTTERIVALGTSTGGTQALEAVLTTLPRVCPGIVVVQHMPERFTAAFAERLDRLCELEVREARHGDRVLPGRVLIAPGGRHMLLKRSGAQYQVDVIDGPPVSRHRPSVDVLFRSVARAAGSNALGIIMTGMGDDGARGLKELREAGGRTLGQDEDSCVVYGMPKEAMKLGAVEQEIGLNQIAAAILKGGV, encoded by the coding sequence ATGAACAAGATCAAGGTCCTCATCGTCGACGACTCGGCCGTGGTGCGGCAGGTGCTCGCCCAGAGTCTCGCGGAGGATCCCGCCATCGAGGTCATGGGCGTCGCCGCCGACCCGGTGTTCGCCCAGGACAAGATGCGCAAGCAGTGGCCCGACGTCATCGTGCTGGACGTAGAGATGCCGCGCATGGACGGCATCACTTTTCTCAAGAAGATCATGGCCGAGCGGCCGACCCCGGTGGTGATCTGCTCGACCCTGACCGAAAAGGGCGCAGCTACCACCCTGCAGGCCATGGCCGCCGGGGCGGTCAGCATCGTCACCAAGCCCCAGGCCAATCTCAAGCAATTCCTCAAGGATGCTTCGGACGACCTCACCAGTGCGGTGAAGGCCGCGGCCCGGGCCAATCTCAAGCGCCTGGTGCCGCGCGGCGTGCCCGTTACACCGACGCCCAAGCTCAGTGCCGACGCCATCCTGCCGGCGGGCGGCAGTCCGGCCATGGCCCGTACCACCGAGCGCATCGTCGCCCTGGGTACCTCCACCGGCGGCACCCAGGCGCTGGAAGCGGTACTGACGACGCTGCCGCGGGTCTGCCCGGGCATCGTGGTGGTGCAGCACATGCCGGAGCGTTTCACCGCGGCTTTCGCCGAGCGGCTGGATCGCCTCTGCGAACTGGAGGTGCGCGAAGCCCGGCACGGCGACCGGGTCCTGCCCGGCCGGGTGCTCATCGCGCCGGGTGGGCGGCACATGCTGCTCAAGCGCAGTGGCGCGCAGTATCAGGTGGACGTCATCGACGGGCCGCCGGTCAGTCGCCACCGGCCTTCGGTGGACGTGCTGTTTCGCTCGGTGGCCCGGGCCGCCGGCAGCAACGCCCTGGGCATCATCATGACCGGCATGGGCGACGACGGCGCGCGCGGCCTCAAGGAATTGCGCGAGGCCGGTGGCCGCACCCTCGGCCAGGACGAGGACAGCTGCGTGGTCTACGGCATGCCCAAGGAAGCCATGAAGCTGGGCGCCGTGGAGCAGGAAATCGGTCTCAACCAGATCGCCGCCGCCATCCTCAAAGGCGGGGTCTAG
- a CDS encoding DUF1349 domain-containing protein, with the protein MFDICHWINEPETWLAEPARLRVITDRHSDFWRLTHDGAERDSGHFFGARVHSGFTAQLRVAARCKNQGDHAGIMVRIDGHHWLRAGIGYFDDTPQLLSVLTQGRSDLALGAPLGDHEELWLRVTLTQGTLRVQASLDGQRWPLLRLASLPVAAEYRVGPVCGTPERGGMEVAFSDFSLQAPLQRGLADLS; encoded by the coding sequence ATGTTCGACATCTGCCACTGGATCAACGAACCCGAAACCTGGCTGGCCGAGCCCGCTCGGCTGAGGGTCATCACCGACCGCCACAGCGACTTCTGGCGCCTGACCCATGACGGCGCCGAGCGTGACAGCGGCCACTTCTTCGGTGCCCGGGTCCACAGTGGCTTCACTGCCCAACTGCGGGTAGCGGCGCGCTGCAAGAATCAGGGCGATCATGCCGGCATCATGGTGCGAATCGATGGGCACCACTGGCTGCGCGCCGGCATCGGCTATTTCGACGACACCCCGCAACTGCTCAGCGTACTGACCCAGGGCCGCTCCGACCTGGCCCTGGGCGCGCCGCTCGGTGATCACGAAGAACTCTGGCTGAGAGTGACCCTGACCCAGGGCACGCTGCGCGTGCAGGCATCCCTCGATGGTCAGCGCTGGCCGCTGCTGCGGCTGGCCAGCTTGCCGGTGGCAGCGGAATACCGCGTCGGCCCGGTGTGCGGCACCCCGGAGCGGGGCGGCATGGAGGTGGCCTTCAGCGATTTCAGTCTGCAGGCCCCGTTGCAGCGCGGCCTCGCTGATCTGAGCTGA
- a CDS encoding MaoC family dehydratase, protein MSLTENIPYEALEIGQKATVTRTIEQRDVLLFAALSGDCNPLHLDADFAAKTLFREPIAHGMLSGALISAAVACNLPGPGTLYVDQTMTFEKPVKLGDTLTVEIEVLEKLPKFRVNLATRVFNQHGEKVVDGVAKVVAPRKPVQVQQVELPPVTVG, encoded by the coding sequence ATGAGTCTGACTGAAAACATCCCTTATGAGGCCCTCGAAATCGGCCAGAAGGCTACCGTGACCCGCACCATCGAGCAGCGCGATGTGCTGCTGTTCGCTGCCCTTTCCGGCGACTGCAATCCGCTGCACCTGGACGCCGATTTCGCGGCCAAGACGCTGTTTCGCGAACCCATCGCCCACGGCATGCTCAGCGGCGCCCTGATCAGCGCCGCAGTGGCCTGCAACCTGCCAGGCCCGGGCACCCTCTATGTCGACCAGACCATGACCTTCGAGAAGCCGGTCAAGCTGGGCGATACCCTGACGGTGGAGATCGAGGTGCTGGAGAAGCTGCCGAAATTTCGCGTGAACCTGGCCACCCGTGTCTTCAATCAGCACGGTGAAAAGGTCGTCGATGGCGTTGCCAAGGTGGTCGCTCCGCGCAAGCCGGTGCAGGTACAGCAGGTGGAACTGCCTCCCGTCACCGTCGGCTGA
- a CDS encoding long-chain fatty acid--CoA ligase — MMPNFWSDKYPEGIQTDIDLDRYRNVLAVFREACQTYAERPAFSNLGRTLSYRELYELSGQFAAYLQKHTDLQPGDRIAVQMPNVLQYPVVVFGAMRAGLVVVNTNPLYTAREMQHQFKDSGARALVCLANMAHLAEQVLPQTDIRHVIVTEVGDLLPTFKRLLVNAVVRHVKKMVPAYRIPHSIRFVDAMTKGEHVDFVDADPAAEDIAVLQYTGGTTGIAKGAMLTHRNLVANMLQCQVLMTKYLGGGAQVMIAPLPLYHIYAFTIHCMAMLIQGNHNVLITNPRDLPALVKELKQWRFNGFVGLNTLFAALCNSEDFRQLDFSQLKVTFSGGMALQQSVALRWEEVTGCGICEGYGMTETSPVVSFNPLERRRLGTIGMPVPGTDCKVVDADGVAQGFDTPGELCVKGPQVMKGYWLRPEATAEVLDAEGWLRTGDIAVIEPDGYLRIVDRKKDMILVSGFNVYPNELEEVLSQLPGVLQCAAIGIPDEVAGEKIKVFVVPRPGASLTTEQVLRHMHDHLTGYKRPKLVEFRDSLPTTNVGKILRRELRDAELKKT, encoded by the coding sequence ATGATGCCGAATTTCTGGAGTGACAAGTATCCTGAGGGCATCCAGACAGACATAGACCTGGACCGTTATCGCAACGTCCTGGCGGTGTTTCGCGAGGCCTGCCAGACCTACGCCGAACGCCCGGCGTTCAGCAACCTGGGGCGGACGCTGAGCTACCGTGAACTCTATGAGCTGTCCGGTCAGTTCGCTGCCTACCTGCAGAAGCACACCGATCTGCAACCGGGCGATCGCATCGCGGTACAGATGCCCAATGTGCTGCAGTATCCGGTGGTGGTCTTTGGCGCCATGCGCGCCGGCCTGGTGGTGGTCAATACCAACCCGCTCTACACCGCCCGCGAGATGCAGCATCAGTTCAAGGATTCCGGCGCCCGGGCGCTGGTCTGCCTGGCCAACATGGCGCACCTGGCCGAGCAGGTGCTGCCGCAGACCGACATCCGCCACGTCATCGTCACCGAGGTCGGCGACCTGCTGCCGACCTTCAAGCGACTGCTGGTCAATGCCGTGGTGCGCCACGTCAAGAAGATGGTGCCGGCCTACCGCATTCCCCATTCCATCCGCTTCGTCGATGCCATGACCAAGGGCGAGCACGTCGATTTCGTCGACGCCGACCCGGCGGCGGAAGACATCGCCGTGCTGCAGTACACCGGCGGCACCACCGGCATCGCCAAAGGCGCCATGCTGACCCATCGCAACCTGGTGGCCAACATGCTGCAGTGCCAGGTGCTGATGACCAAGTACCTGGGCGGCGGCGCTCAGGTCATGATCGCGCCGCTGCCGCTCTACCACATCTATGCCTTCACCATTCACTGCATGGCCATGCTGATCCAGGGCAACCATAACGTCCTGATCACCAATCCGCGCGATTTGCCGGCGCTGGTCAAGGAACTCAAGCAGTGGCGCTTCAACGGCTTCGTCGGCCTCAACACCCTGTTCGCCGCCCTGTGCAACAGCGAGGATTTCCGCCAGCTGGATTTCTCCCAGCTCAAGGTGACCTTTTCCGGTGGCATGGCGCTACAGCAATCCGTGGCCCTGCGCTGGGAAGAGGTCACCGGCTGCGGCATCTGCGAAGGCTACGGCATGACCGAAACCAGTCCGGTGGTGAGCTTCAATCCGCTGGAGCGTCGTCGGCTGGGTACCATCGGCATGCCGGTGCCGGGCACCGACTGCAAGGTGGTGGATGCCGATGGCGTGGCCCAGGGTTTCGACACCCCCGGCGAACTGTGCGTCAAGGGTCCCCAGGTGATGAAGGGCTACTGGCTGCGGCCCGAGGCCACCGCCGAGGTGCTCGACGCGGAGGGTTGGCTGCGCACCGGCGACATTGCCGTGATCGAGCCGGATGGCTATCTGCGCATCGTCGATCGCAAGAAGGACATGATTCTGGTCTCTGGTTTCAACGTCTATCCCAACGAGCTGGAAGAGGTTCTTTCCCAGCTGCCTGGCGTGCTGCAATGCGCGGCCATCGGCATTCCCGACGAGGTAGCGGGAGAGAAGATCAAGGTGTTCGTGGTGCCCAGACCGGGTGCCTCCCTGACCACCGAGCAGGTGCTCAGGCACATGCACGATCATCTCACCGGCTACAAGCGACCCAAGCTGGTGGAATTCCGCGACAGTCTGCCGACCACCAACGTCGGCAAGATCCTGCGCCGCGAACTGCGTGACGCCGAACTCAAGAAGACGTAA
- a CDS encoding SGNH/GDSL hydrolase family protein, whose amino-acid sequence MRIRVRQALLGLLLLGSTVLGQAQAGEPIRVLFVGNSYTFVNDLPAMVRQMSVEAGQSRPLDVKHVTFSGASLEQHWKRHDVQDELARANYDYVVIQDHSMMPVKNPDLTRQYVRLIADLARKDGAQPILYLTWARQNNSTMQAQLDSVYTPLAKETGALLAPVGQAWQKALADQPQPGLFLPDGSHPSFTGTYLTASVFYALIYGTRPPLPAAGEKIKFDHADPADLQQDAWKALQSLDMALRTPPAKLNMASVQAKR is encoded by the coding sequence ATGCGAATTCGCGTACGCCAGGCCTTGCTGGGCCTTCTGCTGCTGGGCTCGACCGTGCTGGGCCAGGCTCAGGCCGGCGAGCCCATCCGCGTCCTGTTCGTGGGCAATAGCTACACTTTCGTCAACGATCTGCCGGCGATGGTCCGTCAAATGTCCGTCGAGGCCGGTCAGTCGCGCCCCTTGGACGTCAAGCATGTGACCTTCAGTGGTGCGAGCCTCGAACAACACTGGAAGCGCCACGACGTGCAGGACGAGCTGGCCAGGGCCAACTACGATTACGTGGTGATCCAGGACCACAGCATGATGCCGGTGAAGAATCCCGACCTCACCCGTCAGTACGTGCGCCTGATCGCCGACCTGGCGCGCAAGGACGGCGCCCAGCCGATCCTCTACCTGACCTGGGCGCGGCAGAACAATTCGACCATGCAGGCCCAGCTGGACAGCGTCTACACCCCCCTGGCCAAGGAGACCGGCGCGCTGCTGGCACCCGTGGGCCAGGCCTGGCAGAAGGCCTTGGCCGATCAGCCGCAACCCGGGCTGTTCCTGCCCGATGGCAGCCATCCGTCCTTCACGGGTACCTACCTGACCGCCTCGGTGTTCTATGCGCTGATCTATGGCACCCGTCCGCCGTTGCCGGCTGCGGGGGAGAAGATCAAGTTCGATCACGCCGATCCGGCGGATCTGCAGCAGGATGCCTGGAAGGCCCTGCAGTCCCTCGACATGGCCCTGCGTACCCCGCCGGCCAAGCTGAACATGGCCAGCGTCCAGGCCAAGCGCTGA